A genomic stretch from Erigeron canadensis isolate Cc75 chromosome 9, C_canadensis_v1, whole genome shotgun sequence includes:
- the LOC122582655 gene encoding monocopper oxidase-like protein SKU5 isoform X2 → MGPKKGDPFVYYDWTVSYITASPLGVKQQVIAIDGHFPGPLLEATTNWNVVVNVKNDLDEPVLLTWNGIQHRKNSWQDGVLGTNCPIPAGWNWTYQFQVKDQIGSFSYFPSTNFQRAAGGYGGIIVNNRDVIAVPFGTPDGDISLVIGDWFVKSHKDLRKDIENGVNLGSPDGVLINGLGPYRYDSTIVPDGITYQVINVEPGKTYRFRVHNVGISTSLNFRIQNHNMLLVETEGSYTVQQNYTNMDIHVGQSFSFLVTMDQGGSNDYYIVASPRFENSTKASGVAILHYSNSQGPASGPLPDLPNESDSSFSMNQARSIRMNVSAGAARPNPQGSFKYGEITVTDVYVLQNRPPELINGKRRTTLNGISFFVPSTPLKLAQQFNVLGIFKLDFPNRPMNRPPVIDTSVINGTYKGFIEIILQNNDTTVQSYHLDGYAFFVVGMDYGVWTENSRSVYNKWDGVARSTTQVFPGSWTAILVYLDNAGLWNLRAQNLDSWYLGQEVYLNVVNPENNELPLPENAIYCGVLSSLQKDQAQRVRFSGAPSVPMVITRVLIALIITFVVTFMR, encoded by the exons ATGGGCCCCAAAAAAG GAGACCCTTTTGTGTATTATGACTGGACTGTATCTTACATCACTGCTTCACCACTTGGAGTTAAACAGCAg GTGATTGCGATAGATGGGCACTTTCCAGGACCGCTTCTTGAAGCAACAACAAATTGGAATGTTGTTGTCAATGTAAAAAATGATCTCGATGAGCCTGTCCTTCTCACATG GAATGGGATTCAACACAGAAAGAACTCATGGCAAGATGGTGTGTTGGGGACAAATTGTCCAATTCCTGCTGGTTGGAATTGGACATATCAGTTTCAAGTCAAGGATCAAATTGGCAGTTTTTCCTACTTTCCATCAACAAATTTCCAACGGGCTGCAGGTGGGTATGGAGGAATCATTGTCAACAATCGAGACGTTATTGCTGTACCTTTTGGAACTCCAGACGGAGACATTTCACTTGTTATCGGGGACTGGTTTGTAAAGAGTCATAAG GACCTTAGGAAGGATATTGAAAACGGGGTCAATCTTGGATCTCCTGATGGCGTATTAATTAACGGGCTAGGTCCGTATCGCTATGATAGTACCATTGTTCCTGATGGTATTACATATCAGGTAATAAATGTTGAACCAG GAAAAACATACAGATTTCGTGTGCACAATGTTGGTATCTCCACAAGTTTGAACTTCAGAATTCAGAACCATAACATGCTTCTTGTAGAAACCGAAGGTTCATACACAGTACAGCAGAACTATACAAACATGGATATTCATGTTGGCCAATCGTTTTCTTTTTTGGTGACTATGGATCAAGGTGGCAGTAACGATTATTACATCGTTGCCAGTCCACGGTTTGAAAATTCAACAAAAGCTTCGGGAGTTGCCATTTTGCACTATTCGAATTCTCAAGGGCCCGCTTCTGGCCCGCTTCCAGATCTTCCAAACGAATCCGACTCATCGTTCTCAATGAATCAAGCAAGATCCATAAG AATGAACGTTTCTGCTGGAGCAGCTCGTCCAAATCCACAAGGGTCTTTCAAATATGGTGAAATTACAGTAACAGATGTATATGTGCTCCAAAATAGGCCACCCGAGCTTATAAATGGAAAAAGGCGTACTACTCTAAATGGTATTTCCTTTTTTGTTCCTTCAACACCATTGAAGCTTGCTCAACAATTTAATGTTTTGGGAATCTTCAAGCTTGATTTTCCAAATAGACCAATGAACCGCCCTCCGGTAATCGATACGTCTGTAATTAATGGTACATACAAAGGCTTTATTGAAATTATACTCCAAAACAATGATACCACCGTTCAGAGCTACCATTTGGATGGTTATGCATTTTTTGTAGTCGG GATGGATTATGGAGTTTGGACAGAAAACAGCAGAAGTGTTTACAATAAGTGGGACGGAGTGGCTCGCAGTACTACTCAG GTTTTTCCTGGATCATGGACTGCAATTTTGGTATACCTTGATAACGCCGGGTTGTGGAACCTTCGAGCACAAAATCTAGATTCATGGTACCTTGGCCAAGAAGTTTATCTGAATGTGGTTAACCCTGAAAACAACGAGCTTCCTTTGCCCGAGAATGCCATCTACTGTGGGGTACTTTCATCCTTGCAAAA GGACCAGGCTCAAAGAGTTAGATTTTCTGGTGCACCTTCGGTTCCCATGGTAATCACAAGAGTCTTAATCGCATTGATCATCACATTTGTTGTTACTTTCATGAGGTAA
- the LOC122581827 gene encoding serine carboxypeptidase 1-like has product MIKIMNSIHLYLSIYFLFTILLAQSAPENAIITQIPGFDGTIPSKHYAGYVTIDENHGKKLYYYYVLSERNPSEDPVVLWLNGGPGCSSFDGFVYEHGPFNFEKTGSLPKLHLNPYTWSKVSNVIYLDSPAGVGMSYSGNRSDYTTMDTKTALDSHKFLLEWFKLYPEYLSNPFFIAGESYAGVYVPTLSYEVVKGLDAGNKPTLNFKGYMVGNGVTDDVFDGNALVPFAHGMGLISDDLYEEVTKECQGNYYNPSNDDCEIKLQQVDQDVDGINIYDILEPCYHGDSSSKIRLGKSNLPASFRKLGETERPLPVRTRMFGRAWPFRAPVKAGYVPSWPEILNSAENVPCTDDEVATEWLNNEAVRKAIHAEPISVAGNWDLCTEKLRYYHDAGSMIPYHKNLTARGYRALIFSGDHDMCVPFTGSEAWTRSLGYKVVDEWRKWQVDGQVSGFIQGYDNNLTFLTVKGSGHTVPEYKPKEALAFYSRWLEGKKI; this is encoded by the exons atgatcaaaataatgaactcaattcatttatatttatcaatatatttcTTATTTACCATTTTATTGGCACAATCTGCACCTGAAAATGCCATAATTACTCAAATTCCTGGGTTTGATGGCACTATACCTTCCAAACACTATGCTGG GTATGTGACAATAGATGAAAACCATGGGAAgaaattgtattattattatgtgttaTCAGAAAGAAATCCTTCTGAGGATCCAGTAGTTCTTTGGCTCAATGGTGGCCCTGGTTGCTCTAGTTTTGATGGCTTTGTTTATGAACATG GTccatttaattttgaaaaaactgGAAGCTTGCCAAAGCTTCATCTTAATCCATATACATGGTCCAAG GTTTCAAATGTGATATATCTGGACTCTCCTGCTGGAGTTGGAATGTCTTACTCCGGGAATAGATCTGACTACACCACTATGGATACAAAAACGGCTTTAGACTCACACAAATTTCTCCTTGAg TGGTTCAAGCTATATCCCGAGTACCTTTCAAATCCATTTTTCATTGCTGGCGAGTCATATGCTGGAGTTTACGTGCCTACATTGTCTTATGAAGTGGTTAAAG GACTTGATGCTGGGAATAAACCCACTCTCAACTTTAAG GGATACATGGTCGGAAATGGAGTTACAGATGACGTATTCGATGGGAATGCTCTCGTTCCATTTGCACATGGGATGGGCCTCATTTCTGATGACCTGTATGAG GAAGTTACCAAGGAATGTCAAGGGAACTACTACAATCCTTCAAACGATGACTGTGAAATCAAGCTTCAGCAAGTTGACCAA GATGTTGATGGTATAAACATATATGACATTTTAGAACCGTGCTATCATGGTGATAGTTCTAGTAAGATTAGACTTGGGAAGTCAAACTTGCCAGCGAGCTTCAGGAAATTGGGCGAGACTGAAAGGCCCCTTCCGGTTCGAACCAGAATGTTTGGCCGTGCTTGGCCTTTTAGAGCCCCGGTGAAGGCTGGTTACGTTCCTTCTTGGCCTGAGATTCTCAACAGTGCAGAGAATGTCCCATGTACT GACGATGAAGTAGCAACTGAATGGCTAAACAATGAAGCAGTCAGGAAGGCAATTCATGCCGAACCG ATTAGTGTGGCCGGCAATTGGGATCTATGTACTGAGAAGCTAAGATATTATCATGATGCCGGAAGTATGATCCCATACCACAAAAACCTCACTGCTCGTGGTTATCGTGCTCTTATTTTCAG TGGGGATCATGATATGTGTGTTCCATTCACTGGAAGTGAAGCGTGGACGCGGTCATTAGGTTACAAAGTCGTTGATGAGTGGAGGAAATGGCAGGTCGATGGTCAAGTTTCAGG GTTCATACAAGGATATGACAACAACCTCACATTTCTAACGGTTAAG GGTTCAGGGCATACGGTACCTGAGTACAAACCAAAGGAAGCATTGGCGTTCTACAGTCGTTGGTTGGAGGGGAAGAAAATATAG
- the LOC122582655 gene encoding monocopper oxidase-like protein SKU5 isoform X1, which produces MYSKSWLIFLNFVVGLFNFGFAGDPFVYYDWTVSYITASPLGVKQQVIAIDGHFPGPLLEATTNWNVVVNVKNDLDEPVLLTWNGIQHRKNSWQDGVLGTNCPIPAGWNWTYQFQVKDQIGSFSYFPSTNFQRAAGGYGGIIVNNRDVIAVPFGTPDGDISLVIGDWFVKSHKDLRKDIENGVNLGSPDGVLINGLGPYRYDSTIVPDGITYQVINVEPGKTYRFRVHNVGISTSLNFRIQNHNMLLVETEGSYTVQQNYTNMDIHVGQSFSFLVTMDQGGSNDYYIVASPRFENSTKASGVAILHYSNSQGPASGPLPDLPNESDSSFSMNQARSIRMNVSAGAARPNPQGSFKYGEITVTDVYVLQNRPPELINGKRRTTLNGISFFVPSTPLKLAQQFNVLGIFKLDFPNRPMNRPPVIDTSVINGTYKGFIEIILQNNDTTVQSYHLDGYAFFVVGMDYGVWTENSRSVYNKWDGVARSTTQVFPGSWTAILVYLDNAGLWNLRAQNLDSWYLGQEVYLNVVNPENNELPLPENAIYCGVLSSLQKDQAQRVRFSGAPSVPMVITRVLIALIITFVVTFMR; this is translated from the exons ATGTACTCGAAATCTTGGTtgattttcttgaattttgttgtgggtttgtttaattttggaTTTGCAGGAGACCCTTTTGTGTATTATGACTGGACTGTATCTTACATCACTGCTTCACCACTTGGAGTTAAACAGCAg GTGATTGCGATAGATGGGCACTTTCCAGGACCGCTTCTTGAAGCAACAACAAATTGGAATGTTGTTGTCAATGTAAAAAATGATCTCGATGAGCCTGTCCTTCTCACATG GAATGGGATTCAACACAGAAAGAACTCATGGCAAGATGGTGTGTTGGGGACAAATTGTCCAATTCCTGCTGGTTGGAATTGGACATATCAGTTTCAAGTCAAGGATCAAATTGGCAGTTTTTCCTACTTTCCATCAACAAATTTCCAACGGGCTGCAGGTGGGTATGGAGGAATCATTGTCAACAATCGAGACGTTATTGCTGTACCTTTTGGAACTCCAGACGGAGACATTTCACTTGTTATCGGGGACTGGTTTGTAAAGAGTCATAAG GACCTTAGGAAGGATATTGAAAACGGGGTCAATCTTGGATCTCCTGATGGCGTATTAATTAACGGGCTAGGTCCGTATCGCTATGATAGTACCATTGTTCCTGATGGTATTACATATCAGGTAATAAATGTTGAACCAG GAAAAACATACAGATTTCGTGTGCACAATGTTGGTATCTCCACAAGTTTGAACTTCAGAATTCAGAACCATAACATGCTTCTTGTAGAAACCGAAGGTTCATACACAGTACAGCAGAACTATACAAACATGGATATTCATGTTGGCCAATCGTTTTCTTTTTTGGTGACTATGGATCAAGGTGGCAGTAACGATTATTACATCGTTGCCAGTCCACGGTTTGAAAATTCAACAAAAGCTTCGGGAGTTGCCATTTTGCACTATTCGAATTCTCAAGGGCCCGCTTCTGGCCCGCTTCCAGATCTTCCAAACGAATCCGACTCATCGTTCTCAATGAATCAAGCAAGATCCATAAG AATGAACGTTTCTGCTGGAGCAGCTCGTCCAAATCCACAAGGGTCTTTCAAATATGGTGAAATTACAGTAACAGATGTATATGTGCTCCAAAATAGGCCACCCGAGCTTATAAATGGAAAAAGGCGTACTACTCTAAATGGTATTTCCTTTTTTGTTCCTTCAACACCATTGAAGCTTGCTCAACAATTTAATGTTTTGGGAATCTTCAAGCTTGATTTTCCAAATAGACCAATGAACCGCCCTCCGGTAATCGATACGTCTGTAATTAATGGTACATACAAAGGCTTTATTGAAATTATACTCCAAAACAATGATACCACCGTTCAGAGCTACCATTTGGATGGTTATGCATTTTTTGTAGTCGG GATGGATTATGGAGTTTGGACAGAAAACAGCAGAAGTGTTTACAATAAGTGGGACGGAGTGGCTCGCAGTACTACTCAG GTTTTTCCTGGATCATGGACTGCAATTTTGGTATACCTTGATAACGCCGGGTTGTGGAACCTTCGAGCACAAAATCTAGATTCATGGTACCTTGGCCAAGAAGTTTATCTGAATGTGGTTAACCCTGAAAACAACGAGCTTCCTTTGCCCGAGAATGCCATCTACTGTGGGGTACTTTCATCCTTGCAAAA GGACCAGGCTCAAAGAGTTAGATTTTCTGGTGCACCTTCGGTTCCCATGGTAATCACAAGAGTCTTAATCGCATTGATCATCACATTTGTTGTTACTTTCATGAGGTAA